One window from the genome of Calliopsis andreniformis isolate RMS-2024a chromosome 12, iyCalAndr_principal, whole genome shotgun sequence encodes:
- the LOC143186037 gene encoding uncharacterized protein LOC143186037, with the protein MRRRGMGRLGCAVPWKISVAEGDQGLRETRGCSKKEKDRPRVRGKEGAERKEGWHKLSPLCGKLRFNSRIQGSLVPALVYTPYTTFMHFTWSAPAGALRPAPCKDQSWMVRLERARLSTSRSPFSALIAASIC; encoded by the coding sequence ATGCGAAGACGAGGGATGGGGAGACTCGGTTGCGCTGTGCCATGGAAAATAAGCGTTGCAGAGGGAGACCAGGGGCTAAGGGAGACGAGAGGGTGCAGTAAGAAAGAGAAGGACAGACCGAGAGTAAGAGGGAAGGAGGGAGCAGAGAGGAAGGAGGGCTGGCATAAACTGTCCCCTTTGTGCGGGAAATTGCGTTTTAATTCCCGCATTCAGGGCTCCCTGGTACCAGCGCTCGTATACACGCCATACACGACTTTCATGCATTTTACATGGTCAGCACCTGCTGGCGCGCTGCGCCCTGCGCCGTGCAAAGACCAGAGCTGGATGGTCAGGCTCGAAAGAGCCCGCCTCTCAACGTCCAGAAGCCCCTTTTCGGCTCTCATCGCGGCGTCGATTTGCTAG